Proteins encoded by one window of Candidatus Omnitrophota bacterium:
- a CDS encoding alginate export family protein — translation MSKKLTLILALVIVGGICLPAFAEVQNVKVSGDITVYGIYRDEYDLDSRKGDGSESEYDDNAFYASIARVRIDADLTDNVGATIRLLNERVWDVEDSCSDDTSMNLDLAYITLKEFLYCPLTLTIGRQNLKFGSGLVVGDPDTNAAVGSTALDGTIAEDLSARKAFDAIRATLDYSPFTIDLILAKINEVDQTGSTNNGVEDEDLYGVNVAYNVGQYNSVVEGYLFVKDADTESTDTTLTGLSPSGDIYTLGLRGGLEPVKGLTLTGEVAYQFGKAREAGGTERKQRAWALDLDGGYVWDNEYTPGIGLGYSYRSGQDPAVTTGKYKAWNPMYEDQTQGIIADYILAGVNNGVTSNASIIKAYGSVKPIKDVTLSANYYNYRLVKALVSADDSSYDGYTDSGTTLGTVYMNKSKALGDEIDLGLTYNYTEDVSFGLTAGWFFPGKALKGKDGNGEKANDDTATSIIGSVKVVF, via the coding sequence ATGAGTAAAAAATTAACCTTAATTTTGGCTTTAGTAATTGTCGGCGGAATTTGTCTGCCCGCATTTGCTGAAGTCCAGAATGTTAAGGTCAGCGGAGATATTACCGTTTATGGCATCTACCGCGATGAGTATGATTTGGATAGCCGAAAGGGCGATGGCTCCGAATCCGAATATGATGACAATGCCTTTTACGCATCCATCGCCAGAGTAAGAATTGATGCTGACCTCACCGACAATGTCGGAGCAACCATCAGGTTGCTTAATGAAAGAGTCTGGGATGTAGAAGACTCTTGCTCGGATGACACAAGTATGAATTTAGATTTAGCCTATATCACCCTAAAAGAGTTCCTCTATTGTCCTTTGACCTTAACCATTGGTCGTCAGAATTTAAAGTTTGGTTCAGGTCTGGTTGTGGGTGATCCGGACACCAATGCGGCAGTAGGTTCCACCGCTCTTGATGGGACCATTGCTGAGGACTTAAGTGCCCGCAAAGCCTTTGATGCCATTCGTGCCACCTTAGACTATTCACCCTTTACTATTGATTTAATCCTCGCCAAGATTAACGAAGTAGACCAAACTGGTTCTACTAATAATGGGGTAGAAGATGAGGACCTTTATGGGGTAAATGTTGCCTACAATGTGGGACAATACAATTCGGTAGTGGAAGGATACCTTTTTGTGAAGGATGCTGATACCGAATCTACAGATACAACTCTTACTGGTTTATCTCCCAGTGGCGACATTTATACTCTCGGTTTGCGTGGTGGACTTGAGCCAGTTAAGGGCTTAACCCTTACCGGTGAAGTTGCCTATCAGTTTGGTAAAGCACGGGAAGCCGGTGGGACGGAAAGAAAGCAAAGAGCTTGGGCTCTGGACTTAGACGGCGGTTATGTCTGGGATAATGAATATACCCCGGGCATTGGTTTAGGTTATTCCTATCGTTCGGGTCAAGACCCGGCAGTAACCACTGGCAAATACAAGGCATGGAATCCCATGTATGAAGACCAGACCCAAGGAATTATTGCCGATTACATCCTTGCCGGTGTGAACAATGGGGTAACTTCTAATGCCTCCATTATCAAGGCTTATGGTTCGGTAAAACCAATCAAGGATGTTACTTTATCCGCTAATTACTACAACTATCGTTTAGTCAAGGCCTTGGTAAGCGCTGATGACAGTTCGTATGATGGATATACAGATTCAGGTACCACTCTTGGAACCGTTTATATGAACAAGAGCAAAGCCTTAGGAGACGAAATTGACTTAGGCCTGACCTACAACTATACTGAAGATGTGAGTTTTGGTTTAACTGCTGGTTGGTTCTTCCCGGGTAAGGCACTTAAGGGTAAGGACGGTAATGGTGAGAAAGCCAACGATGATACCGCTACTTCCATCATCGGTTCGGTCAAGGTGGTCTTCTAA
- a CDS encoding type II secretion system F family protein translates to MPKYFYRARDEQGKLIEKTTEAVSQEQLFKNLSASGYFVIDIEEKEELIFKTQPSFSLNFLKKVKPRDLIVFTRQLATMLHAGVAFLDALSTIGEQTENLKLKTVIKDITRLVKEGSLFSKALAKYPAIFNQLYTSMVEVGEATGTLEEVLNRIVFIMERDEETRAKIKSALTYPVIIIVIVIGVVGFLTTFVFPKFITIFQQAGITLPLPTQLLFMFSNLAKKLWILWLAVVFIGLYLLKRYRKTEIGRYTTDKLMLSLPLMGNLIKKIVLSRFTRTLATLYASGVPILRSLEIVERGIPNSVLIKIIRKIHEDVREGKSLAKPMSQHKEFPPMMVQMIAVGEETGSISDMLNEVSRSYETEVEYALKNLTTAIEPLLIVFMGVIVGFTALSLFLPMFDMMKMVK, encoded by the coding sequence ATGCCTAAATATTTCTACCGTGCCCGTGACGAACAGGGAAAACTCATCGAAAAAACTACTGAGGCGGTTTCACAGGAACAGTTATTTAAGAATTTAAGCGCCAGCGGCTATTTTGTCATTGATATTGAAGAGAAAGAAGAGCTTATCTTTAAAACCCAACCCTCCTTTTCTTTAAATTTCCTAAAAAAAGTCAAACCCCGCGACCTCATTGTCTTTACCCGTCAACTGGCGACTATGCTTCATGCTGGCGTTGCCTTTCTTGATGCTTTAAGCACCATTGGTGAGCAGACCGAGAATCTTAAATTAAAAACCGTCATTAAAGACATTACCCGCTTAGTCAAAGAAGGTTCTTTATTTTCCAAAGCTCTGGCTAAATATCCCGCGATTTTTAACCAGCTCTATACAAGTATGGTTGAAGTAGGGGAGGCAACGGGAACCTTAGAAGAGGTCTTAAACCGCATTGTTTTTATTATGGAACGTGATGAAGAGACCCGTGCTAAAATAAAATCCGCACTCACTTACCCCGTAATTATTATCGTTATTGTCATTGGCGTGGTGGGCTTTCTTACCACCTTTGTCTTTCCCAAGTTTATTACTATTTTCCAGCAGGCAGGAATCACCCTTCCTCTTCCCACCCAACTGCTCTTTATGTTCAGCAATTTAGCCAAAAAACTCTGGATTCTCTGGCTGGCGGTAGTTTTTATCGGGCTCTATCTGCTTAAGCGCTACCGCAAGACAGAAATCGGTCGTTATACCACTGACAAATTAATGCTTTCCTTGCCTTTAATGGGGAATTTAATTAAAAAGATTGTCTTAAGCCGCTTTACGCGGACGCTCGCTACCCTCTATGCCAGTGGTGTGCCTATTTTACGCTCGTTAGAGATTGTTGAACGCGGAATACCCAATTCCGTGTTGATCAAAATTATCCGCAAGATTCACGAAGATGTACGCGAAGGAAAATCCCTTGCCAAACCAATGAGCCAACACAAGGAATTTCCGCCGATGATGGTGCAGATGATTGCCGTAGGCGAAGAAACCGGTTCTATTTCCGATATGCTTAATGAGGTTTCCCGTTCTTACGAAACCGAAGTAGAATACGCCTTAAAGAACCTTACTACTGCCATTGAACCGCTTTTAATTGTCTTTATGGGAGTAATTGTGGGCTTCACCGCTTTATCTTTATTCTTACCGATGTTTGATATGATGAAGATGGTGAAATAG
- a CDS encoding transposase — protein sequence MPRAPRVYFPGAVFHIIQRGNNQQEIFLDDKDYWHYLKLLLEAKKEFGVLVYGYVLMPNHIHLILETPNENPISEIMKFIGGSYAIYFNKKYNRVGHLFQGRFKSILVEKESYLLELSRYLHLNPVKAGLAKSPEAYKWTSFNIYTGEKRDLLVDTNFILDLFNFKDEEEKRVAYKLFVLEGIKELDRKEDWLKKHLKYQRFLATASFIEKIKRGLTPFNDPF from the coding sequence ATGCCTCGTGCACCACGTGTATATTTTCCAGGCGCAGTATTTCATATTATTCAAAGAGGTAATAACCAACAAGAGATTTTCTTAGATGATAAGGATTACTGGCATTACCTTAAACTTCTTTTAGAGGCAAAGAAAGAATTTGGTGTTCTTGTTTATGGGTATGTGTTAATGCCTAATCATATTCACCTTATTCTTGAAACTCCCAACGAAAACCCTATTTCTGAAATTATGAAATTTATTGGAGGAAGTTACGCAATATATTTCAACAAGAAATATAATCGCGTCGGTCATTTATTTCAAGGGAGGTTTAAAAGTATCTTAGTAGAGAAGGAATCTTATCTTTTAGAACTTTCTCGTTATCTTCATTTAAACCCTGTAAAAGCAGGGTTGGCTAAATCTCCCGAAGCTTATAAATGGACAAGTTTTAATATTTATACTGGAGAGAAAAGAGATTTATTAGTAGATACAAATTTCATTTTAGATTTATTTAATTTCAAAGACGAAGAAGAGAAAAGAGTTGCCTATAAATTGTTTGTGTTGGAAGGAATTAAGGAACTAGATAGAAAAGAAGACTGGTTAAAGAAGCATCTTAAATATCAACGTTTTCTTGCCACAGCCAGCTTTATCGAAAAAATTAAAAGGGGTCTGACCCCTTTTAATGACCCCTTTTAA